A single uncultured Methanolobus sp. DNA region contains:
- a CDS encoding AAA family ATPase: protein MTKILAFVGMPASGKSEAASVLRQKGITVINMGDVIREEVVRRGLEPTDANTGGVGTDLREKEGRDAVAKRCIPKIQATNEDFIGIDGVRSVPEVERFKEAFGSDFTLVSVDSPLEIRFSRVLARKRSDDMKDISELKVRDDRELGWGMGEAMEIADVVVENNSTLDDFRNRILALVE, encoded by the coding sequence ATGACTAAGATCTTAGCTTTTGTTGGAATGCCGGCCTCAGGCAAATCAGAGGCAGCATCAGTTCTGCGCCAGAAAGGCATCACTGTTATCAATATGGGAGATGTCATCAGGGAAGAGGTTGTACGCAGAGGACTTGAGCCAACCGATGCCAATACAGGCGGTGTGGGCACTGACCTGCGTGAAAAGGAAGGCAGGGATGCGGTTGCAAAGAGATGTATCCCCAAGATCCAGGCCACAAATGAAGATTTCATTGGAATTGACGGTGTTCGCAGCGTTCCTGAAGTAGAGAGATTCAAAGAGGCTTTCGGCTCGGATTTCACCCTTGTTTCCGTGGATTCTCCTCTTGAGATAAGGTTCAGTCGTGTGCTTGCTCGTAAGAGAAGCGATGACATGAAAGATATAAGTGAACTTAAGGTCAGGGACGACCGTGAACTTGGCTGGGGAATGGGCGAAGCAATGGAGATTGCAGATGTTGTTGTTGAGAACAATAGCACCCTTGATGATTTCAGGAACAGGATTCTGGCACTTGTAGAGTAA
- a CDS encoding RNA-binding domain-containing protein: protein MIKVTVSAVVNPTESKDKVFSALEQLFPEIDFDYEESSEYSGKFTGESDIYALKNIHFKIREEEIIDTSRTRLNVGRSEDGMSTSFIISKQVATVGRLNYPAQEEPLGSINVTITADNEGEMQRFTDWLTPPTEDGVPDFEMNIRDV, encoded by the coding sequence ATGATAAAAGTTACAGTTTCAGCAGTCGTAAACCCCACAGAGAGCAAGGACAAAGTCTTCTCGGCTCTGGAGCAGCTTTTCCCGGAGATCGATTTTGATTACGAGGAAAGCTCAGAATACAGCGGGAAGTTCACCGGTGAGAGCGACATCTATGCGCTGAAGAATATCCACTTCAAGATTAGAGAGGAGGAGATTATTGACACTTCACGCACAAGACTTAATGTCGGTCGGTCAGAGGATGGCATGTCAACTTCTTTTATCATCAGCAAGCAGGTCGCAACTGTTGGCCGCCTGAACTATCCTGCACAGGAAGAACCACTTGGTTCTATCAATGTCACTATTACAGCCGATAATGAAGGGGAAATGCAAAGGTTCACCGATTGGCTGACACCACCAACAGAAGATGGTGTTC